In one Pseudomonas sp. SCA2728.1_7 genomic region, the following are encoded:
- a CDS encoding alpha/beta hydrolase, which produces MNTKVKAAVQTWANSLSDLIPVLKGIDTTTKMSDIRDAYAGMLAQNPAPTGVRFEAVDMGGVPGTLVTPDEVKTDAVVMYIHGGAYIVGRPDGYHGIGGNYAKMLGARVYMPDYRLAPEHKFPASIDDTLRAYEWLLEQKIPAEKIAFSGESAGGAMVVSVMVAAKSKGLALPAVGSSISPWANLEHTGASMSNREGLDPLNSKPVLDILARTFLGETLANHPLASPVFADVTGLPPILIQIGENELMLSDAIRLASHLADNRVRVNLEVWPAMFHAWHFYSAMLPEGQQAMESSVRFIEAGLAEANR; this is translated from the coding sequence ATGAATACGAAAGTAAAAGCAGCCGTTCAAACCTGGGCCAACAGCCTGAGCGATTTGATACCTGTCCTCAAAGGCATTGATACCACCACGAAAATGAGCGATATCCGCGACGCCTACGCAGGAATGCTCGCGCAAAATCCAGCGCCCACCGGCGTCAGGTTCGAAGCAGTCGACATGGGCGGTGTTCCAGGGACCCTGGTGACACCCGATGAAGTCAAGACCGACGCAGTTGTGATGTACATCCATGGCGGGGCGTATATTGTCGGCCGTCCAGATGGCTACCACGGCATTGGTGGCAACTACGCGAAAATGCTGGGTGCTCGTGTATACATGCCTGACTACCGCCTGGCCCCGGAGCACAAATTCCCCGCATCCATCGACGACACACTGCGCGCCTACGAATGGTTGCTTGAGCAGAAAATCCCGGCTGAAAAAATCGCGTTTTCCGGCGAGTCGGCTGGCGGCGCAATGGTAGTAAGCGTGATGGTGGCGGCCAAATCCAAAGGGCTTGCGTTACCTGCGGTGGGTTCTTCGATCTCGCCTTGGGCAAATCTCGAACACACCGGCGCCTCTATGAGCAACCGTGAGGGCCTGGATCCGCTGAATTCCAAGCCTGTTCTGGATATTCTTGCCAGAACATTCCTTGGCGAGACACTGGCCAACCATCCTCTGGCATCGCCGGTTTTCGCGGACGTCACTGGACTCCCACCCATTCTGATTCAGATTGGCGAGAACGAGCTGATGCTGAGTGACGCGATACGGCTTGCCAGCCATCTGGCGGACAACCGTGTCCGAGTCAATCTCGAGGTATGGCCTGCCATGTTCCACGCCTGGCACTTCTACTCGGCCATGCTGCCAGAAGGTCAACAGGCAATGGAGAGCTCAGTACGTTTCATTGAGGCGGGTCTGGCCGAAGCCAATCGCTGA
- a CDS encoding LysR family transcriptional regulator: MEIHNLNDIAAFVSSVNAGSFTAAAKQLGLTRSAVGKSIVRLEARLQVRLLNRTTRSLSLTDDGQVLYERCVGILQDLDDVEDALAFRRSTPSGRLRMSLPVALGRLHVLPHIECCLKDWPSLSVDVTFSDRLVDLIDEGFDLAMRIGPPKEDSRLLTRTVAYQQMITCASPHYLAEHPRPQTPEELSTHECLHFVSGGRLLPWNFRVDGQAVAFTQGGRLQMDSAEALHECAMAGLGIATLPSYVVSHQLRSGKLVQLLEEYAEAAEPIRIIYPSKRHLSPKIRLFIDKLLDAWSPCPPWEQCLVDDIGAV, from the coding sequence ATGGAAATTCATAACCTGAACGACATCGCGGCTTTTGTGAGTTCTGTAAATGCCGGAAGCTTTACCGCAGCTGCCAAGCAATTAGGTCTCACTCGTTCGGCAGTGGGTAAATCGATTGTCAGGCTGGAAGCTCGATTGCAAGTGCGGTTACTCAACCGCACAACCCGCAGTCTGAGCCTGACGGACGACGGTCAGGTTCTCTACGAGCGCTGCGTTGGCATCCTTCAAGATCTTGACGATGTCGAAGATGCACTGGCGTTTCGTCGCTCGACACCCAGTGGGCGATTGCGTATGAGTCTGCCGGTCGCACTGGGTAGGCTTCACGTTCTCCCGCATATCGAATGCTGTCTGAAGGACTGGCCTTCGCTAAGTGTCGACGTTACGTTTTCCGACCGACTGGTAGACCTCATTGATGAGGGGTTTGATCTGGCCATGCGAATTGGCCCGCCCAAAGAGGATTCTCGATTGCTGACACGCACCGTGGCGTACCAGCAGATGATCACCTGTGCTTCACCCCACTATCTGGCTGAGCATCCACGGCCGCAAACGCCCGAAGAACTGTCCACGCACGAATGTCTGCATTTCGTCAGCGGGGGACGATTACTTCCATGGAATTTTCGAGTAGACGGCCAAGCGGTTGCCTTTACTCAAGGTGGGCGGCTACAGATGGACAGCGCGGAAGCGCTGCATGAGTGCGCGATGGCGGGCTTGGGTATTGCGACACTGCCGTCGTACGTAGTGAGCCACCAACTACGCAGCGGCAAGCTTGTTCAACTGCTCGAAGAATACGCTGAGGCCGCAGAACCCATCCGGATCATCTATCCCAGCAAACGACATCTTTCGCCCAAGATCCGCCTGTTCATCGATAAGCTTTTAGACGCGTGGTCTCCTTGTCCGCCGTGGGAACAATGTCTGGTTGATGATATTGGCGCTGTATGA
- a CDS encoding FAD-dependent oxidoreductase: MANNVSHDIAVVGAGIIGVACALRLARKGLRVVVIDQQPPGHGASFGNAGHLATEQVFPIADASILKRLPAMLMDPMGPLRLDWKYLPRALPWFTRLLLNLRPAPFQNTVAGLRALNESSLEAWQRLLADIQRPDLLKIDGSLLVFERPESRQAIQALQARLHQQQVPVDYWQAGAIRETAPQLSEQIQGGLFFPRTGHFIDPYRVVCELVEAAKASGVSFVQQQVQGGYVQEHGVTLTTGNGCLTASRVLIACGAHSAKLTAALTGKKVPLDTERGYHLMLPQEHDRLPFPVTSLERKFIMTPMSEGLRLAGTVEFAGLEKPPSMERAWQLHRLSQGLFRKDLSAEAATPWMGFRPSLPDSLPVIDQVCEGKVLLAFGHQHLGLTQAAVTAEMVVRMARPATTHQVTDLTADERFRLDRF, translated from the coding sequence ATGGCGAATAACGTCTCCCACGACATCGCCGTGGTCGGCGCCGGCATCATCGGCGTCGCCTGCGCACTACGTCTGGCTCGCAAAGGGTTGCGCGTGGTGGTGATCGATCAGCAGCCACCCGGCCACGGCGCCTCGTTCGGCAACGCCGGGCATCTGGCGACCGAGCAGGTGTTTCCGATTGCCGACGCGTCCATCCTCAAGCGCCTGCCGGCCATGCTGATGGATCCGATGGGACCGTTGCGACTGGACTGGAAATACCTGCCGCGCGCCTTGCCATGGTTCACCCGCCTGCTGCTGAACCTGCGCCCGGCGCCGTTTCAGAACACTGTGGCAGGCTTGCGCGCCCTGAATGAAAGCAGTCTGGAGGCCTGGCAGCGCTTGCTCGCCGACATCCAGCGGCCGGACCTGCTGAAGATCGATGGTTCGTTACTGGTGTTCGAACGTCCCGAATCGCGTCAGGCAATCCAGGCATTACAGGCTCGACTGCATCAGCAGCAGGTGCCGGTCGATTACTGGCAGGCCGGCGCCATCCGCGAAACCGCGCCGCAACTCAGCGAACAGATTCAGGGCGGCTTGTTTTTCCCCCGCACCGGGCACTTCATCGATCCATATCGCGTGGTCTGTGAACTGGTCGAAGCAGCCAAGGCCAGCGGTGTGAGTTTTGTCCAGCAACAGGTTCAGGGCGGCTACGTGCAGGAGCACGGGGTGACGCTCACCACCGGCAATGGCTGTCTGACTGCCAGCCGCGTGCTGATTGCCTGCGGTGCGCACTCAGCGAAACTCACCGCCGCCCTCACCGGCAAAAAAGTACCGCTGGACACCGAGCGCGGGTATCACCTGATGCTGCCTCAGGAACACGACCGACTGCCCTTCCCCGTCACCTCGCTGGAGCGCAAGTTCATCATGACGCCGATGTCCGAAGGCTTGCGCCTGGCCGGCACCGTCGAGTTCGCCGGTCTGGAAAAACCGCCGAGCATGGAACGCGCGTGGCAGTTGCATCGGTTGAGTCAGGGCTTGTTTCGCAAGGATCTGAGCGCTGAAGCGGCGACGCCGTGGATGGGTTTTCGACCGTCGTTGCCGGATTCGTTGCCGGTGATTGATCAGGTGTGTGAGGGCAAGGTGTTGCTTGCGTTCGGGCATCAGCATCTGGGGCTGACACAGGCGGCGGTGACGGCGGAGATGGTGGTGCGGATGGCTCGGCCAGCAACGACGCATCAGGTGACTGATCTGACGGCAGATGAACGCTTCAGACTCGATCGTTTCTGA
- a CDS encoding aldehyde dehydrogenase (NADP(+)), translating to MTLTGHMLIGLHSVAGNRAAIHGINPATDEALEPAYAGGSTEHVEQACALAWAAFDVYRETTLNVRAEFLESIAEKIEALGDELIDRAHAESGLPRARLLGERGRTCQQLRMFARTVRAGEWLDVRVDSAQPQRQPLPRTDLRQRQIALGPVAVFGASNFPLAFSVAGGDTASALAAGCPVIVKAHSAHPGTSELVGRAVARAVKACGLPEGVFSLLYGSGREVGIALVTDPRIKAVGFTGSRSGGLALIQAAQARPEPIPVYAEMSSINPVLLFPAALENRTQALAEGFVASLMLGAGQFCTNPGLVIALKGPALDKFIAATAEIIQRSPAQTMLTPGISSAYESAVNALAENASANIAGVGQTGNGPNQCQAHVFVTEAADFLADHRLQAEAFGAAALIVQCESEAEIRQVSEHLEGQLTATLHLDDQDLEQARALLPTLERKAGRLLINGWPTGVEVCDAMVHGGPFPATSDSRTTSVGTAAIQRFLRPVCYQDFPDSLLPTALKQANPLQLRRLLDGQREAQHYGE from the coding sequence ATGACTCTGACGGGCCACATGCTGATCGGGCTGCACTCGGTTGCGGGCAATCGCGCCGCCATTCACGGGATCAATCCGGCCACCGATGAAGCGCTGGAACCGGCGTATGCCGGAGGATCGACGGAGCATGTCGAACAGGCCTGTGCTCTGGCTTGGGCAGCGTTCGATGTTTATCGCGAAACTACCCTGAATGTCCGCGCCGAATTTCTGGAAAGCATTGCCGAGAAAATCGAAGCCCTCGGCGATGAACTGATTGACCGTGCCCATGCCGAAAGCGGTCTGCCGCGTGCACGGTTACTGGGTGAACGCGGGCGTACTTGTCAGCAATTAAGAATGTTCGCCCGCACGGTTCGCGCCGGTGAATGGCTGGATGTGCGCGTCGATAGCGCGCAGCCGCAGCGCCAACCGCTGCCGCGCACAGATCTGCGTCAACGGCAGATTGCACTGGGGCCGGTCGCGGTGTTCGGCGCGAGCAACTTCCCGCTAGCGTTCTCAGTGGCCGGCGGTGACACCGCATCGGCACTGGCCGCCGGTTGCCCGGTGATCGTCAAGGCGCACAGTGCCCATCCCGGCACCAGCGAACTGGTCGGTCGCGCAGTGGCGCGGGCAGTGAAAGCCTGTGGTTTGCCGGAAGGCGTGTTCTCGTTGCTGTACGGTTCCGGCCGCGAAGTGGGCATTGCGCTGGTCACTGATCCACGGATCAAAGCAGTGGGTTTCACCGGCTCGCGCAGCGGCGGTCTGGCGTTGATTCAAGCGGCGCAAGCGCGGCCCGAACCGATTCCGGTGTACGCGGAAATGAGTTCGATCAATCCGGTGCTGTTGTTTCCGGCGGCGCTGGAGAATCGCACGCAGGCGTTGGCTGAAGGGTTTGTGGCGTCGCTGATGCTGGGCGCGGGCCAGTTCTGCACCAATCCGGGCTTGGTGATTGCCTTGAAAGGACCGGCACTGGACAAGTTTATCGCCGCCACCGCCGAGATCATTCAACGCAGCCCGGCGCAGACCATGCTGACACCGGGCATTTCCAGCGCTTACGAATCTGCCGTGAATGCACTGGCCGAGAATGCCAGTGCGAACATCGCCGGTGTTGGTCAGACCGGCAACGGCCCGAACCAATGTCAGGCCCATGTATTCGTGACCGAAGCCGCCGACTTTCTCGCCGATCACCGCCTGCAAGCCGAAGCCTTCGGTGCAGCTGCGTTGATTGTGCAATGCGAAAGTGAAGCTGAAATCCGTCAGGTCAGCGAACACCTGGAAGGCCAGTTGACCGCCACGTTGCACCTTGATGACCAAGACCTGGAACAGGCACGCGCCCTGCTGCCAACACTGGAACGCAAGGCCGGTCGCTTGCTGATCAATGGCTGGCCCACCGGGGTCGAGGTGTGTGACGCAATGGTGCATGGCGGGCCGTTCCCGGCCACCTCCGACTCGCGTACGACATCCGTCGGTACAGCGGCGATCCAGCGTTTTCTGCGCCCGGTCTGCTATCAGGACTTCCCCGACAGCCTGTTGCCGACCGCACTGAAGCAGGCCAATCCGCTGCAATTGCGGCGTCTGCTCGATGGGCAAAGGGAAGCGCAGCACTATGGCGAATAA
- a CDS encoding dihydrodipicolinate synthase family protein → MSDNIFTGCMPALMTPCTAQRKPDFDALVAKGRELIDIGMSAVVYCGSMGDWPLLTEAERQEGVARLVAAGIPTIVGTGAVNSREAVSHAAHAAKVGAQGLMVIPRVLSRGASPTAQKAHFAAILQAAPNLPAVIYNSPYYGFATRADLFFELRREYPNLIGFKEFGGGADLRYAAENITSKDEDVTLMVGVDTQVVHGFVNCNATGAITGIGNALPREVLQLVALSKQAAKGDAKARRQARELESALAVLSSFDEGCDLVLYYKHLMVLNGDKEYTLHFNETDALSDSQRRYAEKQYSLFRHWYENWSAEQNFA, encoded by the coding sequence ATGAGCGACAACATCTTCACCGGTTGCATGCCGGCCCTGATGACCCCGTGCACCGCCCAGCGCAAACCCGACTTCGACGCGTTGGTGGCCAAGGGTCGCGAACTGATCGATATCGGCATGAGCGCCGTGGTTTATTGCGGTTCGATGGGCGACTGGCCGTTGCTCACCGAGGCTGAACGGCAGGAAGGCGTGGCGCGTCTGGTGGCTGCCGGCATTCCAACGATTGTCGGCACCGGCGCAGTGAACTCACGCGAAGCGGTTTCCCATGCAGCGCACGCGGCGAAAGTCGGCGCGCAGGGTTTGATGGTGATTCCGCGCGTACTGTCCCGTGGTGCTTCGCCGACCGCGCAAAAAGCCCACTTCGCCGCGATTCTGCAAGCCGCGCCGAACCTGCCAGCAGTGATCTACAACAGCCCTTACTACGGCTTCGCCACCCGCGCCGACCTGTTCTTCGAACTGCGTCGCGAGTACCCGAACCTGATCGGCTTCAAGGAATTCGGCGGTGGCGCCGACCTGCGTTACGCCGCCGAAAACATCACCTCCAAAGATGAAGACGTGACCCTGATGGTCGGCGTCGACACCCAAGTGGTGCATGGTTTCGTCAACTGCAACGCCACCGGCGCGATCACCGGTATCGGCAACGCCCTGCCCCGCGAGGTGCTGCAATTGGTCGCGCTGAGCAAGCAAGCGGCCAAGGGTGATGCCAAGGCCCGTCGTCAGGCGCGGGAGCTGGAATCGGCGCTGGCAGTGCTGTCGTCGTTCGATGAAGGCTGCGATCTGGTGCTGTATTACAAGCACCTGATGGTGCTCAACGGCGACAAGGAATACACCCTGCATTTCAACGAAACCGATGCATTGAGCGACTCGCAACGGCGTTATGCCGAGAAGCAGTATTCGCTGTTCCGTCACTGGTACGAGAACTGGTCGGCGGAACAGAATTTCGCCTGA
- a CDS encoding 4-hydroxyproline epimerase, with the protein MKELHVIDSHTGGEPTRLVMTGFPDLPGNSMVEKRDALRTQHDQWRRACLLEPRGNDVLVGALYCAPVSPDATCGVIFFNNAGYLGMCGHGTIGLINSLQYLGKIEPGVHKIDTPVGPVSATLHEDGTVTLGNVPAYRHGKQVPVDVPGYGRVFGDIAYGGNWFFLVSEHGQTLTMDNVEHLTAYTWAMLKALEDQGIFGEDGAVIDHIELFADDDRADSRNFVMCPGKAYDRSPCGTGTSAKLACLAADDKLQPGATWVQASITGSQFEGRFEWQGERIRPYITGRAYMTADSTLLIDETDPFAWGI; encoded by the coding sequence ATGAAAGAACTACACGTCATTGATTCCCACACCGGCGGTGAACCCACGCGTCTGGTGATGACAGGCTTCCCCGATCTGCCCGGCAACAGCATGGTCGAGAAACGCGATGCGCTGCGCACTCAGCATGATCAATGGCGCCGCGCCTGCCTGCTGGAACCGCGCGGCAACGATGTGCTGGTCGGCGCGTTGTATTGCGCGCCGGTCTCGCCGGACGCCACGTGCGGGGTGATTTTCTTCAACAATGCCGGTTATCTGGGCATGTGCGGCCACGGAACGATTGGCCTGATCAACTCGTTGCAGTACTTGGGGAAAATCGAACCGGGCGTGCACAAGATCGACACGCCCGTCGGCCCAGTCAGCGCCACGTTGCATGAGGACGGAACCGTCACCTTGGGCAACGTCCCCGCTTATCGCCACGGCAAACAGGTGCCGGTGGATGTGCCGGGTTACGGCCGCGTATTCGGCGATATCGCTTACGGCGGCAACTGGTTTTTCCTCGTCTCCGAGCACGGCCAGACGCTGACCATGGACAACGTCGAACACCTCACCGCTTACACCTGGGCAATGCTCAAGGCCCTTGAAGACCAAGGCATTTTCGGCGAGGACGGTGCCGTCATCGATCACATCGAACTGTTCGCCGATGACGATCGGGCCGACAGCCGCAACTTCGTCATGTGCCCCGGCAAAGCCTACGACCGCTCACCGTGCGGCACCGGCACCAGCGCCAAACTCGCCTGCCTCGCCGCCGACGACAAGCTGCAACCCGGCGCAACCTGGGTGCAGGCGAGTATCACCGGCAGCCAGTTCGAAGGCCGCTTCGAATGGCAAGGCGAACGCATTCGTCCGTACATCACCGGCCGCGCTTACATGACCGCCGACAGCACCCTGCTGATTGACGAAACAGACCCGTTCGCGTGGGGCATCTGA
- a CDS encoding APC family permease, with protein sequence MSGQGKFKKQLSLIDLTFIGLGAIFGSGWLFAASHVSAIAGPAGIFSWLLGGFAVLLLGIVYCELGAALPRAGGVVRYPVYSHGPLLGYLMGFITLIAFSSLVAIEVVASRQYAAAWFPELTKAGSGDPTILGWMVQFGLLCVFFLLNYRSVKTFAKANNLVSVFKFIVPLLVIGVLFSFFKPANFQVQGFAPFGLSGIEMAVSAGGVIFAYLGLTPIISVASEVKNPQRTIPIALILSVLLSTLIYVLLQMAFLGSIPTEMLANGWAGISKEFSLPYRDIALALGVGWLAYLVVADAVISPSGCGNIYMNATPRVIYGWAQTGTFFKVFTHIDEKSGIPRPALWLTFALSVFWTLPFPSWEALINVVSAALVLSYAVAPVTVAALRRNAPDMPRPFRVKCMGVLGPVSFIIAALIVYWSGWNTVSWLLGLQILMFVVYLLCGRFVPTAHLNLASQVRSSAWLIAFYAVTIVLSKLGTFGGLGILAHPFDTLVVAACATGIYYWGAATGVPAHLLRLEEDDEESEVNAPASTVSARPAGAY encoded by the coding sequence ATGTCAGGCCAAGGCAAGTTCAAAAAACAGCTTTCACTGATCGACCTCACATTTATCGGGCTCGGTGCGATTTTCGGTTCGGGCTGGTTGTTCGCGGCCAGTCATGTGTCCGCCATTGCCGGGCCGGCGGGGATTTTTTCCTGGCTGCTGGGCGGTTTTGCCGTGTTGTTGCTGGGCATCGTCTATTGCGAGCTGGGCGCTGCATTGCCGCGAGCCGGCGGCGTGGTGCGTTATCCGGTTTACTCCCACGGGCCGCTGCTTGGCTACCTGATGGGCTTCATCACCCTGATCGCCTTTTCCAGCCTGGTAGCGATCGAAGTGGTTGCCTCGCGCCAATACGCGGCGGCATGGTTTCCCGAGCTGACCAAGGCTGGCAGCGGCGATCCGACGATCCTCGGCTGGATGGTGCAGTTCGGCCTTCTGTGCGTGTTTTTCCTGCTCAACTACCGCAGCGTGAAAACCTTCGCCAAGGCCAACAATCTGGTCAGCGTGTTCAAGTTCATCGTGCCGCTGCTGGTGATCGGCGTGCTGTTCAGCTTCTTCAAACCGGCGAATTTCCAAGTACAAGGTTTCGCCCCGTTCGGCTTGTCCGGTATCGAAATGGCGGTGTCGGCGGGTGGTGTGATTTTCGCTTACCTGGGGCTGACGCCGATCATCTCGGTGGCCAGTGAAGTGAAGAATCCACAGCGCACCATTCCCATCGCACTGATCCTCTCGGTGCTGCTGTCGACGCTGATTTACGTGCTGCTGCAAATGGCCTTTCTCGGCAGCATCCCGACGGAAATGCTCGCCAACGGTTGGGCCGGTATCAGCAAGGAATTTTCCCTGCCGTACCGCGACATCGCACTGGCACTGGGTGTGGGCTGGCTGGCGTATCTGGTGGTGGCCGACGCGGTGATCTCGCCGAGCGGCTGCGGCAACATCTACATGAACGCCACCCCGCGCGTGATCTATGGCTGGGCGCAGACCGGGACCTTCTTCAAAGTCTTCACCCACATCGATGAGAAGTCCGGCATCCCGCGCCCGGCGCTGTGGCTGACCTTCGCCCTGTCGGTGTTCTGGACCCTGCCGTTTCCGTCCTGGGAAGCGCTGATCAATGTGGTTTCCGCTGCGCTGGTGCTGAGCTACGCCGTGGCGCCGGTGACCGTGGCCGCGCTGCGCCGTAATGCGCCAGACATGCCACGACCGTTCCGGGTCAAGTGCATGGGCGTGCTCGGGCCGGTGTCATTCATCATCGCCGCGCTGATTGTCTACTGGTCGGGCTGGAACACTGTGTCGTGGCTGCTCGGCCTGCAAATCCTGATGTTCGTTGTGTATCTGCTGTGCGGTCGTTTTGTGCCGACCGCTCACCTCAATCTGGCCAGCCAAGTGCGTTCCTCGGCATGGTTGATCGCCTTCTATGCGGTGACCATCGTGCTGTCGAAACTCGGCACCTTCGGCGGCCTCGGCATCCTCGCCCATCCATTCGACACCCTTGTCGTCGCGGCGTGTGCCACCGGCATTTACTACTGGGGCGCGGCGACCGGTGTACCGGCGCATCTGCTGCGTCTGGAAGAGGACGATGAGGAAAGCGAAGTCAACGCCCCTGCCTCGACCGTTTCTGCACGCCCTGCCGGCGCCTACTGA